The Candidatus Methylacidiphilales bacterium region ATTTATATAATTTAACCTGCTGCTTTTTCATTTCTCTTATGTGGTTTATGCAGTTATGTTAAACAAACAAAAGAAAAATGTAAAATGCCTTTTTAAAAAATCTTTCATTTGTTTCTTCTGAAAAATCATAGCAAAATTGAACACTAGGCAAAATAAGCCTTTATCACTACTTTACTATGCGAATCCAGTCCTCTCACATCCTCATCGTTTTGATTTTATCGCTCTTCCTATCTCCGCTGATTGCTCAAGATCAAGATCGCAGACCCCCAATCCAAAGCTTTACCCTCCACACCTTCACTCCAGCCTTCATTCTAGCACACCCCATTCCAATTCGCGCAAAAAGAATTAACCTCAAAGGTGCGCTTATTCAACTGAACGACTTCGGCTCAGCCGACATCGCCTACCTCTCCGTTCCCGTTCGACAACCTCTCGGCGGCCTCATCCTCATCCACGAATGGTGGGGACTAAATGATCACATCAAACACACCGCCGACCGCCTCGCCGATGAAGGCTTCCTGTGCATCGCCGTGGACTTATTCAACGGCAAAGTCACCCACGACCCCACACTCGCCGCCCAATACATGCAATCTTTAAATGAACGCAGCGCCCTAAAAACCATCCGAGCCGCCGAGCGTTTCCTCCGCGAAAGCCCACGATTCCGCGTATCAAAAACTGCCACCATCGGCTGGTGCATGGGCGGAGGTCTCTCACTCCAAGCCGCCATCCACATCCCCACCCTCGACGCCGCAGTTATCTACTACGGACCCGTTGAGACCGACCCCCGCCGCATCCGACTTATCTCCGCCCCAATCCTCGCTCACTTCGCCAACAACGACCCATGGGTCTCCCCCGAATCCGCCCGCACCTTTATCCAGCACATGCGCAC contains the following coding sequences:
- a CDS encoding dienelactone hydrolase family protein, whose translation is MRIQSSHILIVLILSLFLSPLIAQDQDRRPPIQSFTLHTFTPAFILAHPIPIRAKRINLKGALIQLNDFGSADIAYLSVPVRQPLGGLILIHEWWGLNDHIKHTADRLADEGFLCIAVDLFNGKVTHDPTLAAQYMQSLNERSALKTIRAAERFLRESPRFRVSKTATIGWCMGGGLSLQAAIHIPTLDAAVIYYGPVETDPRRIRLISAPILAHFANNDPWVSPESARTFIQHMRTARKKIEAHFYDAPHAFANPSNPQHNPTLTRLTWERTLTFLHKEFSTPPKSTPRNSSPSPQKKRSKSL